A stretch of Exiguobacterium sp. BMC-KP DNA encodes these proteins:
- a CDS encoding FtsX-like permease family protein, whose amino-acid sequence MLRFIWNSWWRNKERFILLLVGVLVVSTGLSYLIGTTQANNGTVVDELQKRWKSSYDIVVRPPNSRSVTEDLKLLEPNYMSSLDGGITMKQYKTIQALADVEVAAPIAMIGNHSTGAPVGTHRFDDYGVYKLTITDKQNTGLNVEKYSSVSYLAAGWTPDENATRSGVAPAVLGEDPLLEFGSDTMIAGIDPKAEARLIGLDSATISGKHSRYFDKQDTANVVDPELGTVEMPILMSEREYVDASRTYTYEKLDLPLINDSIQETIQDVTKRGGEKFLNTLQTTDDPAKTYSVTTQDVQKTLLKQIMTDSFPELPSGNSEWLILKPSPISYQSISSPFKSRWPFSYQVEPKKVDPDSLLAKRTMYREARMFGKTSDDWPRIRLNYIGVFNPKKLNLSKDPLTELPMETYFPAKAQWVMDKNDRPVNPVKDVKPTNDSYDFLTKPPSMLTTLDAAFKIRGEKAISVIRVNVKGVDQMNAASEQKLQDVAKEIEEKTGLITDITLGSSPQLALTYLPGLEKQSALGWVQQPWIKLGSSMTIFQEAKVGMSGVIASVIAVALVYVFSSNIILLYARKKEFAILLSLGWRPRQLSKLLFLEATLLGSLVALIAWSILGTFWLTTDHPIALGRILLIGLAGLLIYWGGTLVPMALIRRIKPYESIRSGEVSRSRRFVRSQSILGMGINQLVTYWQRTILSIISIALPTSLFIFFLFVTFRLKGVLYATWLGEYVALEVGTMHYVAMGVALLIAILTTTEILWQNVNERRSQLAVLKATGWQDGLIRRLVLLEGLLTGLLAGIIGLLFALAMIWQVYRQFPTTELGFLSATILIPLLTGVIGAILPAQRAVRIVPNAAISNISANSKETERRFKLALSSIGAVLFIGVLSLFLFATNEGPVEQTSTAKAPKVITTGSKISDGLTGAKRQLDATPKESSGVIEETMAKGTIKTFPGDPAVKDTSFWVGKLLKQPPSSLKLKEKAGYRYITVPTFYQDLNYLEAGEESYYFPNRFQMTGVSGVYEPIDYENKNEKTWKQGIKYVAPGKSHVNLVYQVPADETEFVMFVSGDNFAKTIAIKIDLRK is encoded by the coding sequence ATGTTGCGATTTATTTGGAATTCGTGGTGGCGCAATAAAGAGCGATTTATCCTCTTACTCGTCGGAGTTCTTGTTGTCAGTACGGGTCTGAGTTACTTAATTGGAACGACACAAGCAAATAACGGTACAGTCGTCGATGAACTGCAAAAACGTTGGAAATCTTCCTACGATATTGTCGTGCGTCCACCGAATAGCCGAAGTGTGACGGAAGACCTTAAACTACTTGAGCCGAACTATATGAGTAGTCTTGATGGTGGAATCACGATGAAACAATATAAAACGATTCAAGCGCTTGCTGATGTCGAAGTCGCAGCTCCAATTGCGATGATCGGAAACCACTCTACGGGAGCACCTGTTGGTACGCACCGGTTTGACGATTACGGTGTCTATAAGCTGACGATCACCGATAAACAGAATACCGGCTTGAACGTCGAAAAGTACTCTTCCGTTAGTTATCTCGCTGCCGGATGGACACCGGATGAAAATGCAACACGTTCCGGCGTCGCACCTGCTGTTCTTGGTGAAGATCCGTTATTAGAATTCGGAAGCGATACGATGATTGCCGGAATTGATCCCAAAGCAGAAGCCCGCTTAATCGGACTAGATAGCGCGACAATCAGCGGAAAACATAGTCGTTACTTTGACAAACAAGACACAGCAAACGTCGTTGATCCTGAACTCGGAACGGTTGAGATGCCCATTTTGATGAGCGAACGGGAATATGTCGATGCGTCACGGACGTATACGTATGAGAAATTAGACCTCCCGCTTATTAATGACTCGATTCAAGAGACAATTCAAGATGTCACAAAGCGTGGCGGTGAAAAGTTTCTAAATACGCTACAGACGACTGACGACCCTGCAAAGACGTATTCAGTCACAACGCAGGACGTTCAAAAAACATTGCTAAAACAGATCATGACGGACTCGTTTCCTGAGCTACCGTCAGGAAATTCCGAATGGCTGATCCTAAAGCCGTCGCCGATTAGTTACCAGTCGATTTCTAGCCCTTTTAAGTCGCGCTGGCCGTTCAGTTATCAAGTTGAACCGAAGAAAGTCGATCCGGATTCATTACTTGCGAAACGAACGATGTACCGGGAAGCACGAATGTTCGGAAAGACGAGTGATGATTGGCCACGGATTCGCTTAAACTACATCGGAGTCTTCAATCCGAAGAAACTGAATTTATCGAAGGATCCATTGACGGAACTACCGATGGAGACGTATTTCCCTGCAAAGGCACAATGGGTCATGGATAAGAATGATCGTCCGGTTAACCCCGTCAAGGATGTCAAACCAACAAACGATTCATATGATTTCCTGACGAAACCCCCTTCGATGTTGACGACGCTTGATGCCGCCTTCAAGATTCGCGGCGAAAAAGCGATCTCTGTCATACGCGTCAATGTAAAAGGCGTCGATCAGATGAATGCAGCGAGTGAGCAAAAACTCCAAGACGTCGCGAAAGAAATTGAGGAAAAGACCGGTCTGATTACGGATATCACGCTTGGTTCCTCTCCCCAGCTCGCTTTGACGTACTTGCCTGGACTTGAAAAACAATCAGCCCTCGGATGGGTCCAACAACCGTGGATCAAGCTTGGTTCTTCAATGACGATTTTCCAAGAAGCGAAAGTCGGCATGTCTGGTGTCATCGCTAGTGTCATTGCGGTTGCGCTCGTCTATGTCTTTAGTTCGAATATCATTCTGCTCTATGCACGAAAAAAAGAATTCGCAATTCTGTTGTCTCTCGGCTGGCGCCCGCGTCAACTCTCTAAGTTACTGTTTCTTGAAGCGACTTTACTCGGGTCTCTCGTAGCGTTAATTGCCTGGTCAATCCTCGGAACGTTTTGGTTAACGACTGATCATCCAATCGCCCTAGGACGAATTCTTTTAATTGGACTTGCCGGCCTACTCATTTACTGGGGTGGTACGCTCGTACCAATGGCATTAATTCGTAGAATCAAACCGTACGAAAGTATTCGCTCTGGTGAAGTATCTCGCTCTCGCAGATTCGTACGCTCACAATCGATTCTTGGAATGGGCATAAATCAACTTGTCACATACTGGCAACGTACGATTCTTTCAATCATTTCAATTGCCTTACCGACAAGTTTGTTTATCTTCTTCCTCTTCGTGACATTCCGCTTAAAAGGCGTTCTCTATGCGACATGGCTAGGTGAATATGTCGCCTTAGAAGTCGGTACGATGCATTATGTTGCGATGGGAGTTGCCTTATTGATTGCCATCTTGACGACGACAGAGATTCTTTGGCAAAACGTCAATGAACGTCGGAGTCAACTCGCAGTCTTAAAAGCGACGGGTTGGCAAGACGGATTGATTCGTCGTCTCGTCTTACTTGAAGGTTTACTAACAGGATTACTAGCCGGGATCATCGGTCTTCTCTTTGCTCTTGCGATGATTTGGCAAGTGTATCGTCAATTCCCGACAACGGAACTCGGTTTCTTATCTGCAACGATTCTAATTCCGCTCCTGACAGGTGTCATCGGAGCGATTTTACCAGCACAGCGCGCTGTCCGTATCGTTCCAAACGCGGCGATCAGTAACATAAGTGCCAATTCTAAAGAAACAGAACGTCGTTTCAAGCTAGCACTTTCATCCATCGGTGCTGTGTTATTCATCGGAGTCCTATCGCTCTTCTTATTCGCCACGAATGAAGGACCAGTCGAACAAACATCGACTGCGAAAGCACCAAAAGTTATCACGACCGGCAGTAAGATTTCCGATGGCTTGACGGGTGCAAAACGACAACTCGATGCGACACCAAAAGAATCTTCCGGAGTGATCGAAGAAACGATGGCAAAAGGAACGATTAAGACTTTCCCCGGAGACCCTGCCGTTAAAGACACAAGTTTCTGGGTAGGTAAGTTATTGAAACAACCACCTAGCTCCTTGAAATTGAAAGAAAAAGCCGGGTATCGATATATTACGGTTCCGACCTTTTATCAAGATCTCAACTATCTAGAAGCTGGTGAAGAGAGTTACTATTTCCCGAATCGTTTCCAGATGACAGGAGTCAGTGGTGTCTATGAACCGATTGATTATGAAAATAAAAACGAAAAGACATGGAAACAAGGAATAAAATATGTAGCACCGGGAAAATCACATGTGAATCTTGTCTATCAAGTACCTGCGGATGAGACAGAATTCGTCATGTTCGTTTCCGGAGATAACTTTGCAAAAACGATTGCCATTAAGATTGATTTAAGGAAATGA
- a CDS encoding DMT family transporter, with translation MLAIIIGFIIGLLVPVQTSVNTRLRDVVGSPFLASLISFSIGSLFLLLLVLLVDGNLTGLTATADEPFWIWGGGLLGVIYLTGNILLFPRLGGVQTVIMPIFGQVVMGLLIDHFGLFEANITTLSLTRIIGAILVLLGVVGTVALGDYLARRQKQHVESRENSLLVWRILGVLTGMMSAAQTAINGHLGSVLGSAVKGALISFVIGTVTLLLLNLILRTKWQMDRTQPLPAWIWIGGLIGALFVAGNAFIVPLVGTGLAVVIVTIGLLTGSLLIDRFGWFGAKKQPVTGVQIVSLLVMLGGIILIRI, from the coding sequence ATGCTTGCGATCATCATTGGATTCATCATCGGGTTACTCGTTCCGGTTCAAACGAGTGTCAATACACGACTGCGAGACGTCGTCGGTTCACCGTTCCTTGCTTCGCTGATTTCTTTTTCGATTGGCTCACTATTTTTACTACTTCTCGTGTTGCTTGTCGATGGTAATCTCACAGGTCTCACGGCTACTGCTGACGAACCGTTCTGGATTTGGGGTGGTGGACTGCTTGGCGTCATCTATTTGACTGGGAACATCTTGCTGTTTCCTCGTCTCGGAGGTGTTCAAACGGTCATCATGCCGATTTTCGGTCAAGTCGTCATGGGGCTGTTGATTGATCATTTCGGGTTATTTGAGGCGAACATTACAACACTCTCGCTAACACGAATCATCGGAGCAATTCTTGTTTTGCTCGGCGTCGTTGGGACGGTCGCGCTCGGTGACTATTTGGCACGGCGACAGAAGCAACATGTGGAGTCACGAGAGAACTCGTTACTCGTTTGGCGTATTCTCGGAGTTCTGACCGGAATGATGAGCGCAGCCCAAACAGCCATCAATGGCCATCTCGGAAGTGTTCTCGGGTCAGCTGTGAAAGGGGCATTAATCTCGTTCGTCATCGGAACGGTCACCTTACTGCTCTTGAATCTGATCCTACGAACGAAGTGGCAAATGGATCGTACGCAACCACTTCCCGCGTGGATTTGGATCGGGGGATTGATTGGTGCATTGTTCGTTGCCGGTAATGCGTTCATCGTTCCGCTCGTTGGTACGGGACTCGCTGTCGTCATCGTCACGATTGGCTTACTGACTGGAAGCTTATTAATTGACCGTTTCGGCTGGTTCGGTGCAAAAAAACAACCGGTCACGGGTGTACAGATTGTCAGTCTACTCGTCATGCTAGGTGGCATCATTCTAATTCGAATTTAA